The Streptomyces sp. NBC_01244 genome contains a region encoding:
- a CDS encoding rhodanese-like domain-containing protein: MSSSPALLDVSQAHARHAEFRIVDVRTPGEYASGHLPGALNIPLDRIGRSLPELRQAAEDQPLLVVCASGTRSQNAVRTMAGHGIAATSLTGGTASWSAHGHPLEYPAEGPRRVWAMERQVRLTAGAIVLLGLLLGLLVHPAFQLLSAGIAGGLVFSALTDTCGMAVVLGRLPFNRRR, translated from the coding sequence ATGAGCAGCAGCCCCGCCCTCCTCGACGTCAGCCAGGCCCACGCCCGTCACGCCGAGTTCCGGATCGTCGATGTCCGCACCCCGGGCGAGTACGCCTCCGGGCACCTCCCCGGCGCGCTGAACATCCCCCTCGACCGGATCGGCCGTTCCCTCCCCGAGCTCCGCCAGGCGGCAGAGGACCAGCCGCTGCTGGTGGTGTGCGCCTCGGGCACCCGCTCGCAGAACGCGGTCCGGACCATGGCGGGGCACGGCATCGCCGCCACCAGCCTGACCGGCGGCACCGCCTCCTGGTCGGCGCACGGGCACCCGCTCGAGTACCCGGCCGAGGGACCCCGCCGGGTCTGGGCCATGGAGCGTCAGGTCCGGCTGACCGCCGGCGCGATCGTCCTCCTCGGCCTGCTCCTCGGCCTGTTGGTGCACCCCGCGTTCCAGCTCCTCAGCGCCGGGATCGCGGGCGGGCTGGTCTTCTCCGCCCTCACCGACACGTGCGGAATGGCCGTGGTCCTCGGCCGACTGCCCTTCAACCGCCGTCGGTAG
- a CDS encoding glycoside hydrolase family 15 protein produces MTQPIEDYALIGDLMTSGLVGRDGSIDWLCLPRFDSAACFAALLGDEENGHWRIAPAAAPDAARCARRAYVDGTLVLESFWETEDGASFKVIDFMPQRDTAPDLMRIVEGLTGESTVSSTLRLRFDYGHVVPWVRRGGNREGDRVAVAGPDAAWLRSEPSVHTWGEAMSTRSEFTVAAGERVAFVLTWHPSHEPRPEPLDPYAALEQSLADWREWTAQCTYEGPYREAVVRSLITLKALTYAPTGGIAAAATTSLPEELGGVRNWDYRYCWLRDSTLTLGSLVATGYLDEARAWREWLLRAIAGDPADLQIMYGIGGERRIPESELPWLKGYAGSAPVRVGNAAVDQLQLDVYGEVLDSLYVARSAGLPAEWHSWKIQLALLDFLEQNWHRPDEGLWEVRGPRRHFTHSKVMAWVAADRAVRTLELNPKLPGDVHRWRAMREAVHRDVCENAYDAERRTFTQYYGSRELDAATLLIPRIGFLPPDDPRVIGTVDAVREELGRSGLVRRYSTEGLSVDGLPGDEGAFLACSFWLTDALHLTGREKEARELFERLLAVRNDVGLLAEEYDPVSGRQLGNFPQAFSHVGLVNTALTLGGESRAVVAG; encoded by the coding sequence ATGACACAACCCATCGAAGACTACGCACTCATCGGCGACCTGATGACCAGTGGGCTGGTCGGCCGCGACGGGTCCATCGACTGGCTGTGCCTGCCGCGCTTCGACTCGGCCGCCTGTTTCGCCGCCCTCCTCGGCGACGAGGAGAACGGCCACTGGCGCATCGCCCCGGCCGCCGCCCCCGATGCCGCGCGCTGCGCCCGCCGCGCCTACGTCGACGGCACGCTCGTCCTGGAATCCTTCTGGGAAACCGAGGACGGCGCCTCGTTCAAGGTCATCGACTTCATGCCGCAGCGCGACACCGCGCCCGACCTGATGCGGATCGTCGAAGGCCTCACCGGCGAATCGACCGTGAGCAGCACCCTGCGCCTGCGCTTCGACTACGGGCACGTCGTGCCCTGGGTTCGGCGCGGCGGCAACCGCGAGGGCGACCGCGTCGCCGTCGCCGGGCCCGACGCCGCATGGCTGCGCAGCGAACCTTCCGTGCACACGTGGGGCGAGGCCATGAGCACCCGCTCCGAGTTCACCGTCGCCGCCGGCGAGCGCGTCGCCTTCGTGCTCACCTGGCACCCCTCGCACGAACCGCGCCCCGAGCCCCTGGACCCGTACGCCGCCCTGGAGCAGAGCCTCGCCGACTGGCGGGAATGGACCGCGCAGTGCACGTACGAGGGCCCCTACCGGGAAGCGGTGGTCCGCTCCCTGATCACCCTCAAGGCCCTCACCTACGCCCCGACCGGCGGAATCGCCGCCGCCGCGACCACCTCCCTGCCGGAGGAGCTCGGCGGCGTCCGCAACTGGGACTACCGCTACTGCTGGCTGCGCGACTCCACCCTCACCCTCGGCTCGCTGGTGGCCACCGGGTACCTCGACGAGGCCCGCGCCTGGCGGGAGTGGCTGCTGCGGGCCATCGCGGGCGACCCGGCCGACCTGCAGATCATGTACGGGATCGGCGGCGAGCGGCGCATCCCGGAGAGCGAGCTGCCCTGGCTGAAGGGGTACGCGGGCTCAGCGCCCGTCCGCGTGGGCAACGCGGCCGTCGACCAGCTCCAGCTCGACGTCTACGGAGAGGTCCTCGACTCCCTCTACGTGGCCCGCTCCGCCGGACTCCCCGCCGAATGGCACTCCTGGAAGATCCAGCTCGCGCTCCTCGACTTCCTGGAGCAGAACTGGCACCGCCCCGACGAGGGACTGTGGGAAGTGCGCGGCCCGCGCCGCCACTTCACGCACTCCAAGGTCATGGCCTGGGTCGCCGCCGACCGGGCGGTGCGCACCCTCGAACTCAACCCCAAACTCCCCGGCGACGTGCACCGCTGGCGCGCCATGAGGGAGGCGGTGCACCGCGACGTCTGCGAGAACGCCTACGACGCGGAGCGGCGCACCTTCACCCAGTACTACGGCTCCCGCGAACTGGACGCCGCCACCCTCCTCATCCCGCGCATCGGCTTCCTGCCGCCCGACGACCCCCGCGTCATCGGCACGGTCGACGCGGTGCGCGAGGAACTGGGCCGCAGCGGCCTGGTCCGCCGCTACAGCACCGAGGGGCTTTCGGTGGACGGCCTGCCCGGCGACGAAGGAGCCTTCCTCGCCTGCTCGTTCTGGCTGACCGACGCCCTGCACTTGACCGGCCGGGAGAAGGAGGCGCGGGAGCTCTTCGAGCGGCTGCTGGCCGTACGCAACGACGTGGGACTCCTCGCCGAGGAGTACGACCCCGTCTCCGGGCGCCAACTCGGCAACTTCCCCCAGGCGTTCAGCCACGTCGGCCTGGTGAACACCGCACTCACCCTGGGAGGTGAGAGCCGGGCGGTCGTGGCGGGGTGA
- a CDS encoding DoxX family protein, whose amino-acid sequence MSRPTTSPSVTTPKPRSGEPAAPRTRLSGAPALSTPAHDAGLLLLRVVLGLTMAGHGTQKLFGWFGGGGISGTGQFFTASGYPAGDAMAVLAGLTETLGGLGLVLGLLTPLAGAALVGTMINAIAVHGAGSFFAPQGVEYELLLAAGAAALALTGPGRYAADRYLPVLRGHRLAHGALAVALGVVTAGVLLLVRN is encoded by the coding sequence ATGAGCCGCCCCACGACCAGCCCCTCCGTCACCACGCCGAAGCCGCGGTCCGGTGAACCGGCCGCGCCCCGCACGCGCCTCTCGGGCGCCCCGGCCCTCTCCACCCCCGCCCATGACGCCGGCCTGCTGCTCCTGCGCGTGGTCCTGGGCCTGACCATGGCCGGCCACGGCACCCAGAAGCTCTTCGGCTGGTTCGGTGGCGGCGGCATCAGCGGCACCGGGCAGTTCTTCACCGCCAGCGGCTACCCGGCGGGTGACGCCATGGCCGTCCTCGCCGGCCTGACCGAGACCCTCGGCGGACTCGGCCTCGTCCTCGGCCTGCTCACCCCGCTGGCGGGCGCCGCTCTGGTCGGCACCATGATCAACGCGATCGCCGTGCACGGCGCCGGCTCCTTCTTCGCCCCGCAGGGCGTCGAGTACGAGCTCCTGCTCGCCGCCGGCGCCGCCGCCCTCGCGCTCACCGGCCCCGGCCGGTACGCCGCCGACCGCTACCTGCCCGTCCTGCGCGGCCACCGACTCGCCCACGGCGCCCTCGCGGTCGCCCTCGGCGTCGTGACCGCGGGCGTGCTGCTCCTCGTACGGAACTGA
- a CDS encoding MarR family winged helix-turn-helix transcriptional regulator: MAETKWLDDREMRAWEGFLAASALVNRRLDQQLKDDAGLSHPQYEILVRLARAPEGELRMTELANGLVNSKSGLTYQVTQMEKAGLVRRRTCPSDVRGIYAVLTETGRARLTEAAPGHVTTVREVLVDVLTPEQLDALADGLGEVSRRLRTQGA, translated from the coding sequence ATGGCTGAGACGAAATGGCTGGACGACCGCGAAATGCGGGCCTGGGAGGGATTCCTGGCCGCTTCCGCCCTGGTCAACCGCCGCCTCGATCAGCAGCTCAAGGACGATGCCGGACTCTCCCACCCGCAGTACGAGATCCTCGTACGACTCGCCAGGGCGCCCGAGGGCGAACTGCGCATGACGGAGCTCGCCAACGGGCTCGTCAACTCCAAGAGCGGCCTGACCTACCAGGTCACCCAGATGGAGAAGGCGGGCCTCGTCCGCCGCCGCACCTGCCCCTCCGACGTCCGGGGGATATACGCCGTCCTCACCGAGACGGGCCGCGCCCGGCTGACGGAGGCCGCGCCGGGACACGTGACCACGGTCCGGGAGGTCCTGGTGGACGTCCTCACCCCCGAACAGCTCGACGCGCTCGCGGACGGGCTCGGCGAGGTCAGCCGCCGGCTCCGCACACAGGGCGCCTGA
- a CDS encoding YkvA family protein produces the protein MDATTVWIVVAAVVAAGLAVTAAVLLVRVFAARRLLRDAGIPLRDKALFWAAVAYTVSPVDLIPDPVYLDDIGILLLALRSLHAAASAARPPKELDAA, from the coding sequence ATGGACGCGACGACCGTCTGGATCGTCGTGGCGGCGGTGGTGGCGGCCGGCCTGGCGGTCACCGCGGCCGTGCTCCTCGTACGGGTCTTCGCGGCCCGCCGGCTCCTGCGCGACGCGGGCATCCCCCTGCGCGACAAGGCCCTGTTCTGGGCCGCCGTGGCGTACACGGTCTCTCCGGTGGACCTGATTCCGGACCCGGTCTACCTGGACGACATCGGCATCCTGCTCCTCGCCCTGCGCTCCCTCCATGCGGCAGCCTCGGCGGCCCGCCCGCCCAAGGAACTCGACGCGGCGTAG
- a CDS encoding alpha-ketoglutarate-dependent dioxygenase AlkB has translation MHALQGSLFDQSDEIRLGPLAGARRTELGAGAWVDHLPGWLTGADALFERLAADVPWHAERRQMYEREVAVPRLLAHYGEADPLPHPVLVEARTTLSRHYAPELGEPFVTAGLCLYRDGRDSVAWHGDRTGRSATEDTMVAILSVGDPRDLALRPRDGGPTLLRLPLGHGDLVVMGGSCQRTMEHAVPKTARPVGPRISVQFRPRGVR, from the coding sequence ATGCACGCACTCCAGGGCTCGCTCTTCGACCAGAGCGACGAGATCCGGCTCGGCCCGCTCGCGGGCGCCCGGCGCACGGAGCTGGGCGCCGGCGCCTGGGTGGACCACTTGCCGGGCTGGCTCACGGGGGCCGACGCGCTGTTCGAACGGCTCGCGGCCGACGTCCCCTGGCATGCCGAGCGGCGGCAGATGTACGAGCGGGAGGTGGCGGTCCCGCGCCTGCTGGCCCACTACGGCGAGGCCGACCCGCTGCCGCACCCCGTCCTGGTCGAAGCCCGTACCACGCTGAGCCGCCACTACGCCCCTGAGCTGGGCGAACCCTTCGTCACGGCGGGCCTGTGCCTCTACCGCGACGGCCGCGACAGCGTCGCCTGGCACGGAGACCGCACCGGCCGCTCCGCCACCGAGGACACGATGGTCGCGATCCTCTCGGTGGGCGACCCCCGCGACCTGGCCCTGCGCCCCCGCGACGGCGGCCCCACCCTGCTCCGCCTCCCCCTGGGCCACGGCGACCTGGTGGTGATGGGCGGCTCCTGTCAGCGCACGATGGAACACGCCGTCCCCAAAACGGCCCGCCCGGTGGGCCCCCGGATCAGCGTCCAGTTCCGCCCGCGCGGGGTCCGCTGA
- a CDS encoding class I SAM-dependent DNA methyltransferase, producing MTSSELWTRTTAERYDAEETEMSSAAVLGPTLAFLAELAGNGRALEFAIGTGRVGVPLRERGVPVVGIELSEHMAAVLRHKIDEDTLPVVIGDMATTVVPGGFTLVYLVYNTITNLLTQDEQIECFRNAARHLEPGGRFVIELGVPPLRFLPPGQVAVPFDVSERHLGFDTFDLVEQILVSHHFTRDGGGGDDDGRYRRDSSRHRYAWPAELDLMARIAGLERERRVADWDGAPFTQDSAKHISVWRKPA from the coding sequence GTGACGAGCAGTGAGCTGTGGACCCGTACGACCGCCGAGCGCTACGACGCCGAGGAGACCGAGATGTCCTCGGCCGCCGTTCTCGGACCGACGCTCGCCTTCCTCGCCGAGCTCGCCGGAAACGGCCGGGCACTGGAGTTCGCCATCGGGACCGGACGCGTGGGCGTCCCGCTGCGGGAACGCGGCGTGCCGGTCGTGGGCATCGAACTGTCCGAGCACATGGCGGCGGTACTGCGGCACAAGATCGACGAGGACACGCTCCCGGTGGTCATCGGGGACATGGCCACCACCGTCGTTCCCGGCGGGTTCACCCTGGTCTATCTCGTCTACAACACCATCACGAACCTGCTCACGCAGGACGAGCAGATCGAGTGCTTCCGCAACGCCGCACGCCATCTGGAGCCCGGCGGCCGATTCGTCATCGAGCTGGGCGTGCCGCCGCTGCGGTTCCTGCCGCCCGGCCAGGTCGCGGTGCCGTTCGACGTCTCCGAGCGGCATCTCGGCTTCGACACCTTCGACCTCGTCGAGCAGATTCTCGTCTCGCACCACTTCACCCGCGACGGCGGTGGCGGTGACGACGACGGCCGCTACCGCCGCGACAGCTCCCGGCACCGCTACGCCTGGCCGGCAGAGCTCGACCTGATGGCACGGATCGCCGGACTCGAGAGGGAACGGCGCGTCGCGGACTGGGACGGGGCGCCGTTCACCCAGGACTCCGCGAAGCACATCTCCGTGTGGCGCAAGCCGGCCTGA
- a CDS encoding carbohydrate binding domain-containing protein codes for MPRSRRAVGPCFEEQTLRSRTRSHPRGRSTALALAVAGCLAAALPAAGASLSEAAAATGVAPAATAPAGDGTATVFYYTKTRNWAAYNLHWAPDGGSWTTVPGAGMETACTDWVKKTVSLGSAAGLQATFNNGQGTWDNNGGKNYALGTGVITVKDGAVAHSDPCAADPGTGTGTGASATVYYATATVGWPTVNLHWAPTGGSWTTVPGTGMDPACTGWVKKTVPLGSAAGLAATFNNGNGTWDNNNGRNYALGTGLSTVKDTTVTANAADPCAAVVPDTTAPTVPANLRAAATDVSTVVTWDAATDDRGVTGYQVTRSGGTKGTVVTSVTSTVLTESGLEERTAYTYTVKAVDAAGNLSASAAAAVATTGTRPPSPAGSAPLGGDPRKDPIYFVLTARFNDGDSANNRGGSQHVKSGNAANNDPMFRGDFKGLVEKLDYVKALGFSAIWITPVVLNRSDYDYHGYHGYDFYKVDPRLESAGASYQDLINAAHAKGVKIYQDVVYNHSSRWGAKGLFTPTVYGVRDAQWSWYYDEKQSGFEYDGLTVDPKSGKSYYNGDLWSTAEPAGNTCVNWGTATQNKSAEGYTIYNCQWPNPTSGMFPKALFHQCWIGNWEGEDARSCWIHEDLADFNTENAAVQNYLIGAYDKYIDMGVDGFRVDTTVHIPRVTWNRRFLPAIQQRVAQQFGAQKAQDFYVFGEVGSFVNDKWNRGSANQSAQYYTWKESAAYSADDATAAVQQYTTDNDPAKQPTSTNAFLNGNLYHAPDHSKFSGMNVIDMRMHMNFGDANNAFQNGKDSDDSYNDATYNVVYVDSHDFGPGKSSTRYAGGTEAWAENMALMWTFRGIPTLYYGSETEFQAGKQIDCGPTCPLAGTGRAYYGDKIAGTVTASGFSKVATATGPVAATLESPLVKHLQRLNEIRRAVPALQMGQYSTEGVSGGMAFKRRYTDTATGVDSFALVAVTGSATYTGVPNGTYKDAVTGDVKTVTGGTLSVPAPGKGNLRVYVLDLGGSNAAPGKVGAAGPYLK; via the coding sequence ATGCCGCGGAGCCGCAGGGCTGTTGGGCCCTGCTTCGAGGAGCAGACCTTGAGATCACGTACCCGATCGCATCCCAGAGGGCGGTCTACGGCCCTGGCCCTGGCCGTCGCCGGATGTCTGGCGGCCGCGCTGCCGGCCGCCGGCGCCTCTCTCTCCGAAGCGGCCGCCGCCACCGGTGTCGCCCCCGCCGCGACGGCGCCGGCCGGCGACGGCACGGCGACGGTCTTCTACTACACCAAGACCCGCAACTGGGCTGCCTACAACCTGCATTGGGCCCCCGACGGCGGAAGCTGGACGACCGTCCCCGGCGCCGGGATGGAAACCGCCTGTACCGACTGGGTGAAGAAGACCGTCAGTCTCGGGTCGGCCGCCGGCCTCCAGGCCACCTTCAACAACGGCCAGGGGACCTGGGACAACAACGGGGGCAAGAACTACGCCCTGGGCACCGGGGTCATCACCGTCAAGGACGGGGCCGTGGCGCACAGCGACCCCTGCGCCGCGGACCCCGGCACCGGCACGGGAACCGGCGCGAGCGCCACCGTCTACTACGCGACGGCGACGGTCGGCTGGCCCACCGTCAACCTGCACTGGGCCCCGACCGGCGGCTCCTGGACCACGGTCCCCGGCACCGGCATGGACCCCGCCTGCACGGGCTGGGTGAAGAAGACGGTCCCGCTCGGTTCGGCCGCCGGACTCGCCGCCACCTTCAACAACGGCAACGGCACCTGGGACAACAACAACGGCAGGAACTACGCCCTCGGCACCGGCCTGTCCACGGTGAAGGACACCACGGTCACCGCGAACGCCGCCGACCCGTGCGCCGCCGTCGTCCCCGACACCACCGCGCCCACCGTGCCCGCGAACCTGCGGGCCGCCGCCACCGACGTGTCCACCGTCGTGACCTGGGACGCCGCCACCGACGACCGGGGAGTCACCGGCTACCAGGTCACCCGCTCGGGCGGCACCAAGGGCACGGTCGTCACTTCCGTCACCTCCACGGTCCTCACCGAATCCGGTCTGGAGGAGCGCACCGCCTACACCTACACGGTCAAGGCGGTGGACGCCGCCGGGAACCTCTCCGCCTCCGCCGCCGCGGCCGTCGCCACCACGGGCACCCGGCCCCCGTCCCCGGCCGGGTCGGCGCCGCTGGGCGGCGACCCGCGCAAGGACCCGATCTACTTCGTGCTCACCGCCCGCTTCAACGACGGCGACAGCGCCAACAACCGGGGCGGCAGCCAGCACGTGAAGTCCGGGAACGCCGCCAACAACGACCCCATGTTCCGCGGTGACTTCAAGGGTCTGGTCGAGAAGCTGGACTACGTCAAAGCCCTCGGCTTCTCCGCGATCTGGATCACCCCGGTCGTACTGAACCGCTCCGACTACGACTACCACGGGTATCACGGCTACGACTTCTACAAGGTGGACCCGCGCCTGGAATCGGCGGGCGCCTCCTACCAGGACCTCATCAACGCCGCCCACGCCAAGGGCGTCAAGATCTACCAGGACGTGGTCTACAACCACAGTTCCCGCTGGGGAGCCAAGGGTCTGTTCACCCCGACCGTCTACGGTGTGCGCGACGCGCAGTGGTCCTGGTACTACGACGAGAAGCAGAGCGGCTTCGAGTACGACGGCCTCACCGTCGACCCGAAGAGCGGGAAGTCGTACTACAACGGCGATTTGTGGTCGACGGCCGAGCCGGCCGGGAACACCTGTGTCAACTGGGGCACGGCCACGCAGAACAAGAGCGCCGAGGGCTACACGATCTACAACTGCCAGTGGCCGAACCCCACATCGGGCATGTTCCCCAAGGCGCTGTTCCATCAGTGCTGGATAGGCAACTGGGAGGGTGAGGACGCCCGTTCCTGCTGGATCCATGAGGACCTCGCCGACTTCAACACCGAGAACGCGGCCGTCCAGAACTACCTCATCGGCGCCTACGACAAGTACATCGACATGGGCGTCGACGGCTTCCGCGTCGACACCACCGTGCACATCCCCCGCGTCACCTGGAACCGGCGCTTCCTGCCCGCCATCCAGCAGCGCGTGGCCCAGCAGTTCGGCGCGCAGAAGGCCCAGGACTTCTACGTGTTCGGCGAGGTCGGCTCCTTCGTCAACGACAAGTGGAACCGCGGCTCGGCCAACCAGTCCGCCCAGTACTACACCTGGAAGGAATCCGCGGCGTACAGCGCGGACGACGCCACCGCCGCGGTCCAGCAGTACACGACCGACAACGACCCGGCCAAGCAGCCGACCAGCACCAACGCCTTCCTCAACGGCAACCTCTACCACGCCCCCGACCACAGCAAGTTCTCCGGCATGAACGTCATCGACATGCGCATGCACATGAACTTCGGGGACGCGAACAACGCCTTCCAGAACGGAAAGGACTCCGACGACAGCTACAACGACGCCACCTACAACGTCGTCTACGTGGACAGCCACGACTTCGGCCCCGGGAAATCCTCCACCCGTTACGCGGGCGGCACCGAGGCCTGGGCCGAGAACATGGCCCTGATGTGGACCTTCCGCGGCATCCCGACCCTGTACTACGGCTCCGAGACCGAGTTCCAGGCCGGCAAGCAGATCGACTGCGGCCCGACCTGTCCGCTGGCCGGCACCGGCCGCGCCTACTACGGGGACAAGATCGCGGGAACGGTCACCGCCTCCGGCTTCTCGAAGGTCGCCACCGCCACCGGGCCCGTCGCCGCCACCCTTGAGTCCCCGCTGGTCAAACACCTCCAGCGGCTGAACGAGATCCGCCGCGCCGTGCCCGCGCTCCAGATGGGCCAGTACTCCACCGAGGGGGTCTCGGGAGGCATGGCCTTCAAGCGCCGTTACACCGACACCGCCACGGGAGTGGACAGCTTCGCCCTGGTGGCCGTCACCGGGTCCGCCACGTACACGGGCGTGCCCAACGGCACGTACAAGGACGCGGTCACCGGCGACGTGAAGACCGTCACCGGCGGCACCCTGTCCGTCCCCGCCCCCGGAAAGGGCAACCTGCGGGTCTACGTGCTCGACCTGGGCGGCAGCAACGCCGCCCCCGGCAAGGTGGGAGCCGCCGGCCCTTACCTGAAGTGA
- a CDS encoding RNA-binding S4 domain-containing protein — MAEEGTAGAGAGSARVDVWIWSVRLTKTRAIAATACRAGHVRVNGERAKPAQAVRAGGEVRLFHAGRERIVVVRRPVSKRVGAPAAAECLTDNSPPPPTPVEAAVVGIRDRGAGRPTKRERREIETLRGGR, encoded by the coding sequence ATGGCTGAAGAGGGAACCGCGGGTGCGGGTGCGGGGTCGGCGCGTGTCGACGTGTGGATCTGGTCGGTCCGGCTGACGAAGACGCGGGCGATCGCCGCCACGGCGTGCCGGGCGGGACACGTGCGCGTCAACGGGGAGCGCGCGAAGCCGGCCCAGGCGGTGCGGGCCGGGGGCGAGGTGCGCCTCTTCCACGCGGGACGCGAGCGCATCGTGGTGGTCCGGCGCCCCGTCTCCAAGCGCGTCGGCGCCCCGGCCGCCGCGGAATGCCTGACGGACAACAGCCCGCCGCCGCCGACGCCGGTGGAGGCGGCGGTGGTCGGCATCCGCGACCGCGGTGCGGGCCGCCCGACGAAGCGCGAACGCCGCGAGATCGAAACCCTGCGCGGCGGCCGCTAG
- a CDS encoding TOBE domain-containing protein, which yields MQSYTIGQAARLLGVSPDTARRWADAGRVATHRDESGRRLIDGRALAAFSVEVAQGAHAEDGETYTSARNAFPGIVTAVKLGDVAAQVEIQAGPHRLVSLLTREAVDELGLEVGMRATARVKSTSVHIDRA from the coding sequence ATGCAGTCCTACACCATCGGTCAGGCGGCACGCCTTCTGGGCGTCAGCCCGGATACCGCGCGCCGCTGGGCCGACGCCGGCCGCGTCGCGACCCACCGCGACGAGAGCGGTCGCCGGCTGATCGACGGCCGTGCCCTGGCCGCCTTCTCCGTCGAGGTGGCGCAAGGGGCCCACGCCGAGGACGGCGAGACCTACACCTCGGCGCGCAACGCCTTCCCCGGGATCGTGACCGCCGTCAAGCTCGGCGACGTGGCCGCCCAGGTCGAGATCCAGGCCGGTCCGCACCGCCTGGTCTCCCTGCTCACCCGGGAGGCCGTCGACGAGCTCGGGCTGGAGGTCGGCATGCGGGCCACCGCCCGCGTGAAGTCCACCAGCGTGCACATCGACCGCGCCTGA
- the modA gene encoding molybdate ABC transporter substrate-binding protein yields MSPILPLNRRTAALALSAALLAPALAACGSSDDKKDGAAASPSASASAGTKAANLTVLAASSLTDVFKAAGAAYEKAHPGTKVTFSFAGSQELAAQVKQGAPADALVTADTKTMDGLKAETNDPAVIAKNRLVIATGKGNPFKVAGLKDLADTKLKVVLAAPEVPVGRYSKQILDAQKIEVKPVSQEPNVRAVLSKVELGEADAGLVYKTDTLKSGDKVAVVEIPDAENAVASYPAASLKGSKNAEAAAAFVAWLSTPEAQKILQDAGFQKA; encoded by the coding sequence ATGTCCCCGATCCTGCCCCTGAACCGCCGTACCGCCGCCCTCGCCCTCTCCGCCGCCCTGCTCGCGCCGGCGCTCGCCGCCTGCGGCAGCAGCGACGACAAGAAGGACGGGGCCGCCGCCTCCCCGAGCGCGTCCGCGTCCGCCGGGACCAAGGCCGCGAACCTGACGGTGCTCGCCGCCTCCTCCCTCACCGACGTCTTCAAGGCCGCCGGCGCCGCCTACGAGAAGGCGCACCCGGGCACCAAGGTCACCTTCTCCTTCGCCGGTTCGCAGGAGCTCGCCGCGCAGGTCAAGCAGGGCGCCCCGGCCGACGCGCTGGTCACCGCCGACACCAAGACGATGGACGGCCTGAAGGCCGAGACCAACGACCCGGCGGTCATCGCCAAGAACCGTCTGGTGATCGCGACCGGCAAGGGGAACCCGTTCAAGGTCGCCGGTCTCAAGGACCTCGCCGACACCAAGCTCAAGGTCGTGCTGGCCGCGCCCGAGGTCCCGGTGGGCCGTTACAGCAAGCAGATCCTCGACGCCCAGAAGATCGAGGTGAAGCCGGTCTCCCAGGAGCCCAACGTCCGCGCCGTGCTGAGCAAGGTCGAGCTGGGCGAGGCCGACGCCGGTCTCGTCTACAAGACCGACACCCTCAAGTCCGGTGACAAGGTCGCCGTCGTGGAGATCCCGGACGCCGAGAACGCCGTGGCCTCGTACCCGGCCGCCTCGCTCAAGGGTTCCAAGAACGCCGAGGCCGCGGCCGCGTTCGTGGCCTGGCTGAGCACCCCGGAGGCCCAGAAGATCCTCCAGGACGCGGGCTTCCAGAAGGCGTAA